DNA from Trichomycterus rosablanca isolate fTriRos1 chromosome 23, fTriRos1.hap1, whole genome shotgun sequence:
TCTATACTGATGTCCAGCGTGAGCTGCTGTGTGTCAccgaacaaatgttttaaagctttttatcTGATCAGGCCACTTAGGGAGCAGCTAGCGGGTCGATGGTCCACTCTGACGGATGGGTAATGTCATTAGCTTGGGCTGTGATTAGCAGATGCAGCTGGACTAAGGCATTCTGGGATTGATCGATCCTTGCCAAGACTGCTCTAATGTTAGTCTCCataaagtcactcttttgtttaTGAAATATTGATATTGGCTGAAATATCTTCCTGGAGAAGGTTGGGTCAGGAGAAGCTAAGTTTTTCAGCAGTTACAGTTTAAAGACGTGTGCAATTGTAGAAACTCTTTTCTTTTTCCACCTCAAATcttgttaaacatttttaaaataacaccCACATTCTGACAGGAAGTAAATCAGTGAAAGAGCCGCAGACACGCAGGAAGCtctgtgtgaaataaatgtaatactAGCGCCATCTGCCACCAGaacagcacatacacacacaagcgATGCATCAAATACTTGAAGAAGACAAACAAGATGTGCATGATTTGATCGGGTAAATCAAAAGAAGATTCTGGTTTAACCACAGTGACACGTCGACTCAAACCTAAGCCACCGGAAAACCTTTATTAGAGATGAGAGCTTCTGCAAATCAATAGATCCAGCCAGGCCAGAAGCCACTCAACCACTAATGAATACTAGATGAACATGAGTATTTATAGCCTGAGCTGTGAGTTTCCACTCAGAAATGTTTGAATAGTGTGACATTCTAATACAACAGGTCTGATCTTTTTACAATGTAACAGTTGCTGAATCTgaactttatatttaaaaaactgcattaaacacattagaaagatagatagatagatagatagatagatagatagatagatactttattgatcccaaaggaaattgaGGCATTATGTATGTTATGTAGTTGTGTGTGGTAATGTATGTAGAAATGTTAAAAGTTTCTAGTGGCAAAAGGTTTGTGTAGTTAAATGTTTTctgtaaaaacaatgtaaaattataattaattcaAATTTATCTTTATGAGATAAATTCGTAACATACAAATTATATCataaaagactaatataaaaTTCCCATGGACAAAAATTTgtcattattaatatatatttaaaaatcgtGTTTGTAAAAATCATAtgtttaattataaaattatggGCAGTTTATAATCATGTTTATGTTTGTGGTGCAGTTGTGTGCTGCACTTATGCACTATTACATTTTAAGGTAACTGTATTCTAAgcactgttttaaaaaaaaaacatattttgttcTGAATTAAGGGACTTGAAATTCTGGAAATgtatttcaaatatatttattattttactttccaACCACACTGATCAACCAGTACATTAACATGTCCAACAgttgtgtttgtagttttgaaCTGGAGCTGTGAGGCTAAATCTCCTAAAAATGACAGATATCCACCACAGCAGTCCTGGCTAACTGATCTTTAAACCTATTCCGTTAAGAAACCATTTTAACCTACTGACACCTAGATAATGCTACTTGAGATTCATGTGTAACACagtcattcattttatttatttatgtttgtcaTTAAGTAATGTTACAACGAGAATGTgtttatacataataataaatagaaatgaTAAATGGTCCCTAGCTCTCTTTCTCCACTTGTTCACTGTAGATTCATTGAGCTGAgttcagcattccaggtctcaGCTACTCTATCCCAACTGCCTTGAGCAGCAGGAAATGCTaacttatgtaaaaaaaaaatcctttaattaaattaaacacggCTTTGAGTGGTGTTTGTGTCGACCATGCAGTATTAACAGCAATTCACATCAATTGTGGTTTGTTGAACTGATGGTGTTAAAACACGAACAGAAAACTCAAATCTTTTATGTGCACCATACATCATTTTACCAGACGATAAATCAGACAACAGATCACAGTATATGAAGTATCTGATTACATTagacaatttttttatttattattttaataggtGCTTTGTGTCTTTAGAATCAATTAAGTATCTAAATAAcagcttttaaatctttaaatgacTGACAAGATCAAGGTATGTCATAGTTTTGACATATAGCTAGATTACATATtgtgtatagtgtattataTTGCATGTCATAGTATGTTTTGTTTAAGCACAACCACATGTATGTATACTCAGTACCGCATACTGGCCAACACCACACTTATCATTTGGTCCCGTCCCATTAATTTTAGGTCTAAAAAATGGTCTTTGTATTTATCACACTGTGTtttgtctgcactgtgtgtattttattgttcGCACAGAACACTTGTATTGTATTCTGTGTTGCACCATGGTCCTGCAGGaatgttgttttatttcatttagtaTGTACTTATATATAGCTAAAATGGTAATAAAGCCTCTTGAATGTGTCATCTTCTTCAGGTCTCTGTTGACTAGTTTGAGCAGCAGCAGAATTTTTGGTCTTTTGGTAGTCCTGCCACCAAGAGAATGTGaatgttgttaaaaggaaaggtgatgttaCACAGTGATTGCACTATTCAGCATTTTTGGAACATGTTAAAAACATTCTGAATGAAAATATATTCACAAGAACAATAAAGTTAACTTAAAATAGTGTGATTTGTACTGTTGTAATTTAATATAGTACAGAAACAATGACATCAGAAAtgcataatgtttttattagcattttgaacattgtcccaacttctttgggaTTAAGGTTTATAAATAAGGTGTTTAGAACTCAGCCTTACTGAATGTAGGCACTCCTGGGTTAAGATTAGACAAGTTATTAGTACAATATAGATAAATTGCTGAATATATGTAGCCATTGAGATAGAATATGCAGTCATATATTACTGAATGATATATGTTTTAAAATGGCTTATGGGGGTACTCATTTTTAATTTACAAGAAATCTAGCTGTATCTTTTTTGACCACTCTATTCCGAATGCACACAGAGTGACACCTTCTTATGTTTTTCCCAGTAATGGCACTGTTCTGGAAAGTTCCACGATGCAAAGCTTTGCTTACGATGACTGATTGCATGGACCACAAACCCACTTAATTCTTTTTCAAGTATCTCGACTGCAGCTTTGGGATTTTCTTTCTTGACAGGACCGTTCATCAGCTGCTGGATGGTCTCCTTATCAAGGGGCTGCGGATTGCTACAGTAGGACACAACAACATTGGAGTTGTTCACCTGTAGCACCTCAAAATAATTCTGTCCTGTAATATACTGGAAGTTTTCTACAGCTTTCAACCTTAGACCAGAAGTTCCTGATTGGTTGATGACACGGACAGACCACTTGACCCAATCATACTTTCTCTCCAGAAAATTCAGCAGTTCTTGGGCTGTGTCTTGGAGACTTCCACTCTCTTTCTCTTGGATCAACCTTTTGACATCCTCGCAAGCTTGCTCGGCAAATGAGTTTACACATTCCTCAATGACCACCTTCATCTTGGTTTCCACCTCTTGCATCTTTACGCTCCACTCAGAAAATGTCTCCTGGTCTGCCTCCTCTCCCAGTTCAAGGGCACAGTGACCTAGCATGGCAATCAAGCCCAGGCAGAAAAGCTGTTTCATTCGCACACAGAAGTCTTCTAGAACCCTTCTATTCCTTGCTTCATGTCTTTCCACCACATTCAGGATTGACTCTCCAAAAGTGTTACTTCCCATCACAGCATCATACAGCACGTAGAGATTTTTATCGCCTCCTGTCTTTTGAAAATGGTCCTTGAATAAACGGATTTTGACATCCCGGAACTGTGGCTTGGCTTCCAAAACGTCAAGATATTTGCGGAACTGGTTTCTTATGTTCTCCTCAGCTGTGAAGTACTGGGAATCCACACGAGCCTTCTTTATTTCG
Protein-coding regions in this window:
- the LOC134301236 gene encoding protein rapunzel-like, which translates into the protein MSSPLQKVVAQKKEAIEAMMEVFEKAAEVLASAVGELFPLFEAAAPVVRLALDNVESKEIIYIKEQFVVVKNRLDVISSELEDINLEIKKARVDSQYFTAEENIRNQFRKYLDVLEAKPQFRDVKIRLFKDHFQKTGGDKNLYVLYDAVMGSNTFGESILNVVERHEARNRRVLEDFCVRMKQLFCLGLIAMLGHCALELGEEADQETFSEWSVKMQEVETKMKVVIEECVNSFAEQACEDVKRLIQEKESGSLQDTAQELLNFLERKYDWVKWSVRVINQSGTSGLRLKAVENFQYITGQNYFEVLQVNNSNVVVSYCSNPQPLDKETIQQLMNGPVKKENPKAAVEILEKELSGFVVHAISHRKQSFASWNFPEQCHYWEKHKKVSLCVHSE